CAGGCGCTGCCGCGTCCGTGGCGCGCGCTCGGTGGTCCGGTCGAACTCGCTGAACAGTTTCCTGATCTTCGCGTGGTCGGTCCTGAGGAGCTGGGTGGCCTTCATGACGTCTCCCAGCCGGACACAGTGTTGAGAATCCGGCCGGCGGAGTGGGCCGGCGCCGCGATCAGGGCTCGTACGATCGCCATCATCCGGGGCCTCCGACCTGCCTCCACCGGCCACTCGGGCCGCGCCGGCCGCTGGCCGGGGCGCTCCGACGCGGGCCCAGCGCCTTGGCGGCCCGGGGAGCCTGGTCCGCGAAGCTCCCTCCTCCCCAGGTCCGGATGCACGTACGGTGCAAGGTCTGTGCCGGCACCTACTGCTTGACCGCGCCGGCGGCCAGGCCGGCCGCCAGCTTCCGCTGGAGCGGCAGGAACAGGGCGAGCGTCGGCAGCGTCGTCAGGGCGGAGGCGGCCATCACCTGGCCCCATTCCGTGGTGTGCTCGCCGAAGAAGGCGTACAGCGCCAGCGGCATCGTCTTCATCTCGGTCCGGGTCAGGAACGCCAGGGCGAACAGGTACTCCGACCAGCACAGGAGGAAGGCGTAGGTGGCGGTGGCGACCACGCCCGGCAGCATGACCGGGAACACGATCCGCCAGATCACCTGGAACTGGGGGCAGCCGTCGATGATGGCCATCTCGTCGAGGCTCCGCGGCACCGACTCCAGGTAGCCCACCAGGAGGTACACCGAGAATGGAATGGTCACCGCGACGTAGCAGAAGATGATCCCGGTGTAGCTGTTGAGGAGGCCCAGGCGGGCGAACAGGATGAAGACCGGAGTCACCAGGATGATCCACGGGAACGTCTGGCCGAGCATCACCGAGCCGAAGACCACCGGCTTCCACCGGAAGCGCTTGCGCGAGAACACGTACGCCGCGCAGACCGACACGAATGTCGAGATCACCACCGCCGCCAGGCAGATCCCCAGGCTGTTGACGATATGCACCCCGAAGCCGGACCGGAGCAGCCGCACGTAGTTCTGGAGCGTGTAGTCGGCGAACTCCCCGGAGAAGAGCGTCTCCTGGGTCTTGAACGACGCGAAGAAGACCCAGGCCGTCGGGTAGACCAGGACGACCGCCACCACCAGCGCGACGGCCACGATCGCGATCTCGCCCGGCCAGCCCCGCCGCCACGGCCGGCGGACCTTCGGCAGAGCCCGGGCGTCCCGCACGGCCACGTCCCGCATCGATTCGCTCAGGCCCCTCAGAAGACTTCCCGCAGCTCGCGGCGCACCACGAACCGCAGGTAGAGCAGGCCGAAGGCGGTCATGATGGCGGCCATCACGACTCCCAGCGCGGCGCTGTATCCCATCCGGCCGTCCACGAAGGCCTTCAGGTAGACCTCGGTGGCCATCACGTTGGTGTAGAGCCCGGGCCCCGCTCCGGTGGTGAGCCAGACGTACGCGAAGTTGTTGAACGTCCAGAAGGTGGACATCAGCGTCATGACGACGATCGCGGGCCCGAGGTGCGGCAGCACGACGTGCCACGCCCGCTGGAGCGCGTTGGCGCCGTCCACCGAGGCGGCCTCCAGCACCTCGGCCGGCATGGACTTCAGGCTGGCCAGGAAGGTCAGCGTCACCAGGGGCAGGGTGTTCCAGGTGATGATCGTGATCAGCGCCGGCCACACGAAGCTGACGTCCGAGAGGAAGGCGATCGGCTCCGCCGTCAGGCCGGCCCCCAGCAGGAGCCGGTTCACGATGCCCGCCCGTGGATCGAGCATCCAGCGCCAGATCACCACCGCGACGATGGGCGGCGTGGCCCACGGCACCAGCAGGAGGACGTGGAACAGGGTCGTCAGCCGGTACCGCTTGAGCGTCTCCGAGTTGATCAGGAACGCCAACGCCACCCCTAGCCCGATCCGGACCGAGACGCCGATCAGCGTCAGCCACAGCGTGGTGTTGTAGAGCACACGGCTGAATTCCCGGCTGGCGAGAAGCTCGACGTAGTTCCGGACACCGATCCACTGGCCCCCGCGCTTGAGCCCGAAGAGGCTCAGATCGGTGAAGCTGTTCAGCAGGTTGTAGGCGGTCGGGTACAGGTAGAACATGGCCAGGAAGAAGAAGGTGGGGAGCAGCAGGAGCG
This portion of the Candidatus Methylomirabilota bacterium genome encodes:
- a CDS encoding sugar ABC transporter permease; its protein translation is MRGDRRFVTLLLLPTFFFLAMFYLYPTAYNLLNSFTDLSLFGLKRGGQWIGVRNYVELLASREFSRVLYNTTLWLTLIGVSVRIGLGVALAFLINSETLKRYRLTTLFHVLLLVPWATPPIVAVVIWRWMLDPRAGIVNRLLLGAGLTAEPIAFLSDVSFVWPALITIITWNTLPLVTLTFLASLKSMPAEVLEAASVDGANALQRAWHVVLPHLGPAIVVMTLMSTFWTFNNFAYVWLTTGAGPGLYTNVMATEVYLKAFVDGRMGYSAALGVVMAAIMTAFGLLYLRFVVRRELREVF
- a CDS encoding carbohydrate ABC transporter permease, whose amino-acid sequence is MRDVAVRDARALPKVRRPWRRGWPGEIAIVAVALVVAVVLVYPTAWVFFASFKTQETLFSGEFADYTLQNYVRLLRSGFGVHIVNSLGICLAAVVISTFVSVCAAYVFSRKRFRWKPVVFGSVMLGQTFPWIILVTPVFILFARLGLLNSYTGIIFCYVAVTIPFSVYLLVGYLESVPRSLDEMAIIDGCPQFQVIWRIVFPVMLPGVVATATYAFLLCWSEYLFALAFLTRTEMKTMPLALYAFFGEHTTEWGQVMAASALTTLPTLALFLPLQRKLAAGLAAGAVKQ